The following proteins are encoded in a genomic region of Arcobacter suis CECT 7833:
- a CDS encoding DMT family transporter, whose translation MKSSIFIDLKLFILIFIALLFLAVNSILCKMAISTQNIDAFSFTILRIFSGAILLLGIYFYKNRNLKFDMKKNWLSSFMLFLYAICFSYSYINMFAGIGTLILFAVVQLSMILIALFYKEKLTINKVLGIIVAFSGLVFLLYPKEDFSLSFFHTFLMIISGIAWAIYSVIGKSSTNALLNTTDNFFKATIFTIIFMVFFIKELKLDLYTSFLAVISGAITSALGYLIWYKILPKIQITTASILQLIVPILAIFLSVIVLDEKFSFELGISTFIILFGIFLALKK comes from the coding sequence ATGAAGAGTAGTATTTTTATAGATTTAAAACTCTTCATTTTAATTTTTATTGCTTTACTTTTTTTAGCTGTAAACTCTATTTTATGCAAAATGGCTATTTCTACCCAAAATATTGATGCTTTTTCATTTACAATTTTACGAATATTCTCCGGAGCAATTTTACTTTTAGGTATTTATTTTTATAAAAATAGAAATTTAAAATTTGATATGAAAAAAAATTGGCTTAGCTCTTTTATGCTTTTTTTATATGCAATTTGTTTTTCATATTCTTATATAAATATGTTTGCTGGAATTGGAACACTTATCCTTTTTGCAGTTGTACAATTAAGTATGATTTTAATTGCACTTTTTTATAAAGAAAAACTCACAATAAATAAAGTTCTAGGGATAATTGTAGCTTTTAGTGGATTGGTTTTTTTACTTTATCCAAAAGAAGATTTTTCTCTTTCATTTTTTCATACATTTTTGATGATTATTTCAGGTATTGCTTGGGCTATTTATAGTGTTATTGGAAAATCTTCAACAAATGCATTATTAAACACAACAGATAATTTTTTTAAAGCAACAATTTTTACAATAATATTTATGGTGTTTTTTATAAAAGAATTAAAACTTGATTTATATACTTCTTTTTTAGCAGTTATTTCTGGTGCTATTACTTCTGCCTTAGGTTATTTGATTTGGTATAAAATTCTTCCAAAAATTCAAATTACAACAGCTAGTATTTTACAATTAATAGTTCCTATTTTAGCTATTTTTCTAAGTGTGATTGTACTTGATGAAAAGTTTAGTTTTGAACTTGGTATTTCAACTTTTATCATTCTTTTTGGAATATTTTTAGCTTTAAAAAAATGA
- a CDS encoding acetyl-CoA carboxylase biotin carboxylase subunit, producing the protein MAKIKKVLIANRGEIALRIIRACKELEIGSVAIFSEVDVEGIWVRKADECYPIMGDVIKAYLEYDNIISIAKKAGCDAIHPGYGFLSENADFARACEENGIIFIGPKPEHIELFGDKMASKVAMKKVGVPVLEGTDEPIVDISEGETIAREIGFPIIIKAAFGGGGRGMRIVKQEKDFREMFESATNESMKYFGRNEVFIEKYVENPRHIEIQVIADKYGNVLHLGERDCSIQRRHQKVIEIAPSPRLNNETRKELYRIATKAMFKLGYESVGTVEFLVDEQDNIYFIEMNTRVQVEHPVTETITGVDIIQRMIEIAEGDKLQFLQEEIQFRGYAIEFRINAENPQKNFMPGTGTVSKYLTPGGPGVRLDTSIYTGYKVPANYDSMIGKLIVWALDWEGAVKKAKRALDEFYIEGFPTNIPLHREIVRDEDFINGKFNTSYLDKKMEIFTLHSEDNIKQEEEKIANIMKLMEAINKNNLKVKH; encoded by the coding sequence ATGGCAAAAATTAAAAAAGTACTTATAGCAAATAGGGGCGAAATAGCTCTTAGAATCATTAGAGCATGTAAAGAACTAGAGATTGGAAGTGTTGCTATATTCTCAGAAGTTGATGTTGAAGGTATTTGGGTAAGAAAAGCTGATGAATGTTATCCAATTATGGGAGATGTTATTAAAGCTTATCTTGAATATGACAATATTATTTCAATTGCGAAAAAAGCTGGTTGTGATGCAATTCACCCTGGTTATGGATTTTTAAGTGAAAATGCTGATTTTGCAAGAGCTTGTGAAGAAAATGGAATTATTTTCATTGGACCAAAACCAGAACACATCGAATTATTTGGTGATAAAATGGCTTCTAAAGTAGCCATGAAAAAAGTTGGAGTTCCAGTACTTGAAGGAACTGATGAGCCTATCGTTGATATTTCTGAAGGTGAAACAATAGCAAGAGAAATTGGATTCCCTATTATCATTAAAGCTGCATTTGGTGGTGGTGGAAGAGGAATGAGAATTGTAAAACAAGAAAAAGATTTCAGAGAAATGTTCGAAAGTGCTACAAATGAATCTATGAAATATTTTGGAAGAAATGAAGTTTTCATTGAAAAATATGTTGAAAATCCAAGACATATCGAAATTCAAGTTATTGCTGATAAATATGGAAATGTTCTTCATTTAGGTGAAAGAGATTGTTCTATTCAAAGAAGACATCAAAAAGTTATCGAAATTGCTCCAAGTCCAAGATTAAACAACGAAACTAGAAAAGAACTTTACAGAATTGCTACAAAAGCAATGTTCAAATTAGGATACGAAAGTGTTGGAACTGTTGAATTCTTAGTTGATGAACAAGATAACATTTATTTCATCGAAATGAATACAAGAGTTCAAGTTGAGCATCCAGTAACTGAAACTATTACAGGTGTTGATATTATTCAAAGAATGATTGAAATCGCAGAAGGTGATAAATTACAATTCTTACAAGAAGAGATTCAATTTAGAGGTTATGCAATTGAATTCAGAATCAATGCTGAAAATCCACAAAAAAACTTTATGCCAGGAACTGGAACTGTAAGTAAATATTTAACTCCTGGAGGTCCTGGTGTTAGACTTGATACAAGTATTTATACAGGATATAAAGTTCCAGCAAACTACGATTCAATGATTGGAAAACTAATTGTTTGGGCATTAGATTGGGAAGGTGCTGTTAAAAAAGCAAAAAGAGCTTTAGATGAATTCTATATCGAAGGATTCCCTACAAATATTCCATTACATAGAGAAATCGTAAGAGATGAAGATTTTATCAATGGAAAATTCAATACTAGTTATTTAGATAAAAAAATGGAAATATTTACTCTTCATAGTGAAGATAATATTAAACAAGAAGAAGAAAAAATAGCTAATATTATGAAACTTATGGAAGCTATAAACAAAAACAATCTAAAAGTTAAACATTAA
- a CDS encoding metal-sulfur cluster assembly factor: protein MQTTFDLKNIEEKVIEHLKKVYDPEIPANIYDLGLIYNIEFDVNNNYLYCTVTMTLTSPTCPVADSLLEQVKYVTLAVDEIDEAFVKLVFSPPWSPEMMTEDAREIMGASGAAMPF, encoded by the coding sequence ATGCAAACAACTTTTGATTTAAAAAATATAGAAGAAAAAGTAATAGAACATCTAAAAAAAGTATATGATCCAGAAATTCCAGCAAATATTTATGATTTGGGATTGATTTATAATATAGAATTTGATGTAAACAACAACTACTTATATTGTACAGTTACAATGACGCTAACAAGCCCAACTTGCCCAGTTGCGGATAGTTTACTAGAACAAGTAAAATATGTAACTTTAGCAGTTGATGAAATAGATGAAGCATTCGTAAAACTAGTATTTTCTCCACCATGGAGTCCAGAAATGATGACAGAAGATGCAAGGGAAATTATGGGAGCAAGTGGTGCGGCTATGCCATTTTAA
- a CDS encoding SufE family protein, producing MNTIEQRVNEIKEDLDFFEDELSKYEYIIDLGKKLEEFKEIDKIPENIVHGCTSQVWLTHEIKDGKMFFYGTSDAIIVKGLVFMILKIFSNSTIQELKDIDMDIVHELKLSEVITPNRQSGVIGMMKKIKEYALNA from the coding sequence TTGAATACGATAGAACAAAGAGTAAATGAAATAAAAGAAGATTTAGATTTTTTTGAAGATGAATTATCAAAATATGAATATATTATAGATTTAGGGAAAAAATTAGAAGAATTTAAAGAAATTGATAAAATACCTGAAAATATAGTTCATGGTTGTACTTCGCAAGTTTGGCTAACTCACGAAATAAAAGATGGGAAAATGTTTTTTTATGGAACAAGTGATGCGATAATCGTAAAAGGTTTAGTTTTTATGATATTAAAAATATTCTCAAATTCAACTATTCAAGAATTAAAAGATATTGATATGGACATAGTTCATGAACTAAAACTTAGTGAAGTTATAACTCCAAATAGACAAAGTGGAGTAATTGGAATGATGAAAAAAATAAAAGAGTATGCCTTAAACGCGTAA
- a CDS encoding aminotransferase class V-fold PLP-dependent enzyme, with protein sequence MFRKDFPYFQNSKTIYLDNGATTQKPKSVIDSQVEYYEKYCANTHRSNFGHANKATQEFEKTRGLLKEFINASKNEEIIFTKGVTESINFIASSFAKDFKTVIISSLEHHSNIVPWHMQGRTLGAGLEVVNCNENLDFDLTHFEELLKTNPNAFVSITHISNAFGKIHDIKNIIKLAHEYGAIVMIDGAQSLAHFKINVQELDVDFFAISGHKTFAPTGVGAIYIKEKYLKDVKPYQTGGATIHEVDFTGSTLLDSPYKFEAGTQNIAGIIGFGKAIEYINYVKYENIESIEKNVFKFLNEELAKLPGIIFYNDMDNCIGSRSFNFEGLIHDDIGILLDKMNIAVRVGHHCAQPIMKKLGIKGTIRVSTAFYNDYVDVDKLIEALEKALKMLKD encoded by the coding sequence ATGTTTAGGAAAGATTTCCCATATTTTCAAAACTCAAAAACCATTTATTTAGACAATGGCGCAACCACACAAAAACCAAAATCTGTGATTGATTCACAAGTTGAGTATTATGAAAAATATTGTGCAAATACTCACAGAAGTAATTTTGGTCATGCAAATAAAGCAACCCAAGAGTTTGAAAAAACAAGAGGTCTTCTAAAAGAGTTTATAAATGCTTCAAAAAATGAAGAAATAATTTTCACAAAAGGAGTAACAGAATCTATAAATTTTATTGCCTCATCATTTGCCAAAGATTTTAAAACAGTAATAATTTCAAGCCTAGAACATCACTCAAATATTGTTCCTTGGCATATGCAAGGGCGGACTTTAGGTGCTGGTCTTGAAGTTGTAAATTGTAATGAAAATTTAGATTTTGACTTGACTCATTTTGAAGAGTTACTAAAAACAAATCCAAATGCTTTTGTAAGTATCACACATATTTCAAATGCTTTTGGAAAAATCCATGATATAAAAAATATTATCAAATTGGCTCATGAATATGGAGCTATTGTTATGATAGATGGAGCTCAAAGTTTAGCTCACTTTAAAATAAATGTTCAAGAACTTGATGTAGATTTTTTCGCAATTTCAGGGCATAAGACTTTTGCACCAACTGGAGTTGGAGCTATTTATATAAAAGAGAAATATTTAAAAGATGTAAAACCTTACCAAACTGGTGGCGCAACGATTCATGAAGTTGATTTTACTGGTTCAACATTACTTGATTCTCCTTATAAATTTGAAGCTGGAACGCAAAATATTGCTGGAATTATAGGCTTTGGAAAAGCAATAGAATATATAAATTATGTTAAATATGAAAATATTGAAAGTATTGAAAAAAATGTTTTTAAATTTCTAAATGAAGAATTGGCAAAACTTCCTGGAATTATTTTTTATAATGATATGGACAATTGTATTGGAAGTAGAAGTTTCAATTTTGAAGGTTTAATTCATGATGATATAGGGATTTTACTTGATAAAATGAATATAGCAGTAAGAGTCGGTCATCACTGCGCTCAACCTATTATGAAAAAACTTGGAATAAAAGGAACTATTAGAGTTTCAACGGCATTTTATAATGATTATGTGGATGTGGATAAACTAATTGAGGCTTTAGAAAAAGCATTAAAAATGTTGAAGGATTAA
- a CDS encoding SufD family Fe-S cluster assembly protein, producing MQINNIDGLILPKKSDEEFLKINFDSLFSYDFTKAETYEFDIMGLETIVDEEKYESVLFDISKTLDNKQKIITINKNIAEPIFLIHKLKENETIFTNSLKIKVAKDIKASIVEVFVNSCQNSFYAVNRKIELEENASLEYVKIQDINSSNSMIFALAVNQKNNSNLEISNFEYGNGFVINSFENIINSEFTNYELNGLVKLFSEATTSNLIKTIHNEKSSNSNINYKHSLKDSSKAVFKAKSIVNETALFSKAFQNCNTILLSDDATIIAQPHLEILIDELEASHGTTTGTLNKEQLLYLQSRGISKDEAYEMLLSAFENKIVDNIKDEIIKEFIKTYKREKYV from the coding sequence ATGCAAATAAATAATATTGATGGTTTAATCCTTCCTAAAAAAAGTGATGAAGAATTTCTGAAAATAAATTTTGATTCTCTTTTTTCTTATGATTTTACAAAGGCTGAAACCTATGAATTTGATATTATGGGTTTAGAAACTATTGTTGATGAAGAAAAATATGAATCAGTTTTATTTGATATTTCAAAAACTTTGGACAATAAACAAAAAATAATAACTATAAATAAAAACATCGCCGAGCCTATTTTTTTGATTCATAAACTAAAAGAGAATGAAACAATTTTTACAAATTCTTTAAAAATAAAAGTAGCAAAAGATATAAAAGCAAGTATTGTTGAAGTTTTTGTAAACTCTTGCCAAAATAGTTTTTATGCAGTTAATAGAAAAATAGAGTTAGAAGAAAATGCTTCACTTGAATATGTAAAAATTCAGGATATAAATTCTTCAAATTCTATGATTTTTGCCCTTGCTGTAAATCAAAAAAATAATTCAAATTTGGAAATTTCAAACTTTGAATATGGAAATGGATTTGTAATAAATAGTTTTGAAAATATAATAAATAGTGAATTTACAAATTATGAATTAAATGGTTTAGTTAAGCTTTTTTCTGAAGCCACAACTTCAAATCTTATAAAAACAATTCATAATGAAAAAAGTTCAAACAGTAATATAAACTACAAACATAGTTTAAAAGATAGCTCAAAAGCGGTGTTTAAAGCGAAATCTATCGTAAATGAAACAGCGCTTTTTTCAAAGGCTTTTCAAAACTGTAATACAATTTTATTAAGTGATGATGCCACAATAATTGCGCAACCTCATCTTGAAATTTTGATTGATGAACTAGAAGCCTCTCATGGAACAACAACTGGAACATTAAATAAAGAGCAACTTTTGTATCTTCAATCAAGGGGAATTAGCAAAGATGAAGCTTATGAAATGTTATTAAGTGCTTTTGAAAACAAAATAGTTGATAATATAAAAGATGAAATTATAAAAGAATTTATTAAAACTTATAAAAGGGAGAAATATGTTTAG
- the sufC gene encoding Fe-S cluster assembly ATPase SufC → MGKNTILKIEDLKVNINDKEILKGLDLEIKEGEIHVLMGTNGAGKSTLVKTLSAHYDCVVTNGKITYKNKDLLEMDVSTRANEGIFMSFQSPIEVAGVNNSYFLKTAMNAKRTYAGLPEIDAMEFLKLVKEETGKFNIDRKLLQRDLNDGFSGGEKKRNELIQLLMLQPDLIMLDEIDSGLDVDAIKTVANVINSMLDGEKSILMITHYDRLLELIKPDFVHILNDGKIVKTGDYSLALELDEKGYEAIGIKDANK, encoded by the coding sequence ATGGGAAAAAATACAATATTAAAAATAGAAGATTTAAAAGTAAATATAAATGATAAAGAGATTTTAAAAGGTTTAGATTTAGAGATAAAAGAAGGTGAAATTCATGTACTTATGGGAACAAATGGAGCTGGAAAGTCAACTTTAGTAAAAACTTTAAGCGCCCATTATGACTGTGTAGTAACAAATGGAAAAATCACTTATAAAAATAAAGATTTACTTGAAATGGATGTATCAACTAGAGCAAACGAGGGAATTTTTATGAGTTTTCAATCTCCAATTGAAGTAGCAGGGGTAAATAATAGCTACTTTTTAAAAACTGCTATGAATGCAAAAAGAACATATGCAGGTTTACCAGAAATTGATGCAATGGAGTTTTTAAAACTTGTAAAAGAAGAAACAGGGAAATTCAACATCGATAGAAAACTTCTACAAAGAGATTTAAATGATGGATTTAGTGGTGGTGAGAAAAAAAGAAATGAACTAATTCAACTTTTAATGCTTCAACCTGATTTAATAATGCTTGATGAGATAGATTCTGGACTTGATGTTGATGCAATAAAAACCGTTGCAAATGTTATAAACTCAATGCTTGATGGGGAAAAATCAATTTTGATGATTACTCACTATGATAGACTTTTAGAGTTAATCAAACCTGATTTTGTACATATTTTAAATGATGGGAAAATTGTAAAAACGGGAGATTATAGCTTGGCTTTAGAACTTGATGAAAAAGGTTATGAAGCAATAGGAATTAAAGATGCAAATAAATAA
- the sufB gene encoding Fe-S cluster assembly protein SufB — MSDNKQLEDIINKDYKLGFETLVQSDTFEKGLNEDVIKAISAKKDEPQWLLDFRLKAYKKWLKMEEPNWAHLDYPKIDYQDIAYYSAPKKALNSLDELDPEILKTYEKLGIPLEEQKLLAGVKGVAVDAVFDSVSVKTTYQDELEKLGIIFCSISEAAHKHPELVQEYLASVVPAVDNYFACLNSAVFTDGSFVYIPPNTRCPMELSTYFRINALNTGQFERTLIICDEGSYVSYNEGCSAPTRDERQLHAAVVELVAQKDAQIKYSTIQNWFPGDDNGKGGILNFVTKRGICKGDNSKISWTQVETGSAITWKYPSCILQGDNSVGEFYSVAIASKSQQADTGTKMVHLGKNTKSTIISKGISAMHGKNAYRGLVRVGKNASNARNISECDSLLIGNKCHANTYPYHEIKNSSANIEHEATTSKISDEQLFYISQRGISEENAIAMIVNGFCKEVLKELPMEFAAEAKELLNISLEGSVG; from the coding sequence ATGAGTGATAATAAACAGTTAGAAGATATTATTAATAAAGATTATAAATTAGGCTTTGAAACACTTGTACAAAGTGATACTTTTGAAAAAGGTTTAAATGAAGATGTAATAAAAGCAATAAGTGCTAAAAAAGATGAACCTCAATGGTTGCTTGATTTTAGACTAAAAGCTTATAAAAAATGGCTAAAGATGGAAGAGCCAAACTGGGCGCATTTGGATTATCCAAAAATAGATTATCAAGATATAGCATATTATTCAGCTCCAAAAAAAGCTTTGAATTCACTAGATGAACTTGACCCAGAAATCTTAAAAACTTACGAAAAATTAGGGATTCCCCTTGAAGAGCAAAAATTACTTGCAGGGGTAAAAGGAGTTGCGGTTGATGCTGTTTTTGACTCTGTTTCAGTAAAAACAACTTATCAAGATGAACTTGAAAAACTAGGAATCATATTTTGCTCAATTAGTGAAGCAGCTCACAAACATCCAGAACTTGTACAAGAATATTTAGCATCAGTTGTTCCAGCTGTTGATAACTATTTTGCTTGTTTAAACAGTGCAGTTTTCACTGATGGAAGTTTTGTTTATATTCCGCCAAATACCCGCTGTCCTATGGAACTTTCAACTTATTTTAGAATAAATGCTTTAAATACTGGACAGTTTGAGAGAACTTTGATTATTTGTGATGAAGGAAGTTATGTTTCATATAATGAAGGATGTTCAGCTCCAACAAGAGATGAGCGACAACTTCATGCAGCTGTTGTTGAGTTAGTTGCCCAAAAAGATGCTCAAATAAAATATTCAACCATTCAAAACTGGTTTCCAGGTGATGATAATGGAAAAGGTGGAATTTTAAACTTTGTAACAAAAAGAGGAATTTGTAAAGGTGATAATTCTAAAATCTCTTGGACACAAGTGGAAACAGGAAGTGCCATCACTTGGAAATATCCCTCATGTATTTTGCAAGGTGATAACAGTGTGGGAGAGTTTTATTCAGTAGCCATTGCTTCAAAATCACAACAAGCAGATACTGGAACAAAAATGGTTCATTTAGGAAAAAACACTAAATCAACTATTATCTCAAAAGGGATTTCTGCAATGCATGGGAAAAATGCATATAGAGGACTAGTTAGAGTTGGGAAAAACGCTTCAAATGCTAGAAATATTTCAGAGTGTGATTCACTTTTAATTGGAAATAAATGCCATGCAAATACTTATCCATACCATGAAATCAAAAATTCAAGTGCAAATATAGAACATGAAGCAACAACTTCAAAAATTTCAGATGAACAACTTTTTTATATTTCTCAAAGGGGAATTAGCGAAGAAAATGCAATAGCTATGATTGTAAATGGTTTTTGTAAAGAGGTTCTAAAAGAGTTACCAATGGAGTTTGCAGCAGAAGCAAAAGAGTTATTAAATATATCATTAGAAGGAAGTGTGGGTTAA
- a CDS encoding NifS family cysteine desulfurase, with translation MEVYLDNNATTIVDPKVYEEMKPFFCDIYGNPNSLHKFGAGTHPKMVEALNFLYEGINAADEDDIIICSNATESINTVIKGIWIDKILNGDKKHIITSEVEHPAVTATCRFLESQGVSVTYLPVNENGVLEASSVKDFIKEDTALVSIMWANNETGKIFPIKEIGAICKEAGVPFHTDATQAIGKVVVDVQDANVDYLSFSAHKFHGPKGVGGLYVRKGFELTPLLHGGEQMGGLRAGTVDVASMVGMGWAMKLATSTMAIAYEKNHVSKLRDKLEVAILELPETIVIGGKENRTPNTTLISFRGVEGESMLWDLNQNGIGASTGSACASEDLEANPVMNAFGSDSELAHTGVRFSLSRFNTEEQIDYAIDVIKKAVTRLRAISSSYAYAPSSHKSGL, from the coding sequence ATGGAAGTTTATTTAGATAATAACGCAACAACAATAGTAGACCCAAAAGTTTATGAAGAGATGAAACCATTTTTTTGTGATATTTATGGAAATCCAAACTCTTTACATAAATTTGGAGCAGGAACTCATCCAAAAATGGTTGAAGCCTTGAATTTTTTATATGAAGGAATTAATGCAGCTGATGAAGATGATATTATCATTTGTTCAAATGCAACAGAAAGTATCAATACAGTTATAAAAGGTATTTGGATAGATAAAATTTTAAATGGTGATAAAAAACACATTATTACAAGTGAAGTAGAACACCCAGCAGTAACTGCGACATGTAGATTTTTAGAATCACAAGGAGTTTCTGTAACTTATCTTCCTGTAAATGAAAATGGAGTTTTAGAAGCTAGTTCAGTAAAAGATTTTATAAAAGAAGATACAGCACTAGTATCAATTATGTGGGCAAATAATGAAACGGGAAAAATTTTCCCAATCAAAGAAATAGGTGCAATTTGCAAAGAAGCAGGAGTTCCATTTCACACAGATGCAACACAAGCTATTGGAAAAGTAGTTGTAGATGTTCAAGATGCGAATGTAGATTATTTATCTTTTTCAGCTCATAAATTTCACGGACCAAAAGGTGTTGGTGGATTATATGTTAGAAAAGGATTTGAATTAACTCCTCTTTTACACGGTGGTGAACAAATGGGTGGTTTAAGAGCAGGAACAGTAGATGTAGCTTCTATGGTAGGAATGGGATGGGCAATGAAACTTGCAACTTCAACTATGGCAATAGCTTATGAAAAAAATCATGTAAGTAAATTAAGAGATAAATTAGAAGTTGCAATTTTAGAATTACCTGAAACAATTGTAATTGGAGGAAAAGAAAATAGAACTCCAAATACAACTTTAATTTCTTTCAGAGGTGTTGAGGGTGAATCTATGCTTTGGGATTTAAATCAAAATGGAATTGGTGCAAGTACAGGAAGTGCGTGTGCAAGTGAAGATTTAGAAGCAAATCCAGTTATGAATGCATTTGGAAGTGATAGTGAACTAGCTCACACAGGTGTTAGATTTTCTTTAAGTAGATTTAATACAGAAGAACAAATTGATTATGCAATTGATGTTATTAAAAAAGCGGTTACAAGATTAAGAGCAATTTCAAGTTCTTACGCTTATGCACCATCAAGTCATAAGTCTGGTTTATAA
- a CDS encoding iron-sulfur cluster assembly scaffold protein — MAKNNLISGSIWDEYSNQVVNRMNNPKHQGEITEERAAELGAKLIVADFGAESCGDAVRLYWAVEESTDKILESKFKSFGCGTAIASSDVMAELCIGKTVDEAVKITNIDVEFALRDNADTPAVPPQKMHCSVMAYDVIKKAAADYKGVDMESFEQEQIVCECARVSLATLKDVIKINKLTTIEQITDYTKAGAFCKSCIKPGGHEAKDIYLVDILADMLAEREQEKLKTAADASAAGELTFDKMTLVQRIKAIDSILDSDIRPMLVMDGGNMEIIDIKENLPHYDLYIRYLGSCSGCSSGSTGTLFAIESVLQQKIDENLRVLPI; from the coding sequence ATGGCAAAAAATAATTTAATTAGCGGATCAATTTGGGATGAGTACTCAAATCAAGTTGTAAATAGAATGAACAATCCAAAACACCAAGGTGAAATCACAGAAGAAAGAGCAGCTGAATTAGGAGCAAAACTAATCGTTGCGGACTTTGGAGCTGAATCATGTGGTGATGCTGTAAGACTTTATTGGGCAGTTGAAGAGTCAACTGATAAAATCTTAGAATCAAAATTTAAATCTTTTGGTTGTGGTACTGCAATCGCATCTTCAGATGTTATGGCTGAACTTTGTATTGGAAAAACAGTTGATGAAGCTGTAAAAATTACAAATATTGATGTTGAATTTGCTTTAAGAGATAATGCAGATACACCAGCAGTTCCACCTCAAAAAATGCATTGTTCAGTTATGGCTTATGATGTTATCAAAAAAGCAGCGGCTGATTATAAAGGTGTTGATATGGAATCTTTTGAACAAGAACAAATTGTTTGTGAATGTGCAAGGGTTTCATTAGCAACTTTAAAAGATGTAATTAAAATCAACAAATTAACAACAATCGAACAAATTACAGATTATACAAAAGCAGGTGCATTTTGTAAATCATGTATTAAACCAGGTGGACATGAAGCAAAAGATATTTATTTAGTAGATATTTTAGCAGACATGTTAGCTGAAAGAGAACAAGAAAAACTAAAAACAGCAGCAGATGCAAGTGCAGCTGGTGAATTAACATTTGATAAAATGACATTAGTTCAAAGAATTAAAGCTATTGATTCTATTTTAGATTCAGATATCAGACCAATGTTAGTTATGGATGGTGGAAATATGGAAATTATTGATATTAAAGAAAATTTACCACATTATGATTTATACATCAGATATTTAGGTTCTTGTTCTGGATGTTCGTCTGGAAGTACAGGAACTTTATTTGCAATCGAGTCTGTATTACAACAAAAAATTGATGAAAACTTAAGAGTTTTACCAATTTAA
- the rhuM gene encoding RhuM family protein produces the protein MDGKTYNVEYYNLDVIISIGYRAKSPKGVKFRQ, from the coding sequence ATAGATGGAAAAACATATAATGTTGAATACTATAATTTAGATGTAATTATCTCCATTGGGTATAGAGCTAAATCTCCAAAAGGTGTAAAATTCAGACAATAG
- a CDS encoding CBS domain-containing protein: MFAIYNKGSVGFRSTADNLYSLNNIENIQASRLKPDEGTIQNFDNLLNKEEKETNKNALNAYKKMANIDTSEIVYQVKDIMTKDCIYIDEKSTIQDAYNVLREFKIGLIPVVSFGKKIIGTIDKKIILNLLMDDLENTKNVLERRIEDIYLPQIITSNPLTDIRRVAKVMIDFKLHAIPIVDENDILIGIVSKTDIIKAVSHIPQFQLWS, encoded by the coding sequence ATGTTTGCCATATACAATAAAGGAAGTGTAGGATTTAGAAGTACAGCTGATAATTTGTATAGTCTAAATAATATTGAAAATATTCAAGCAAGTAGACTAAAACCTGATGAAGGAACAATACAAAATTTTGACAATCTTTTAAATAAAGAAGAAAAAGAAACAAATAAAAATGCTTTAAATGCTTATAAAAAGATGGCAAATATTGATACTTCTGAAATAGTTTATCAAGTTAAAGATATTATGACAAAGGATTGTATTTATATTGATGAAAAATCTACAATTCAAGATGCTTATAATGTTTTACGAGAGTTTAAAATTGGTTTAATACCTGTTGTTTCATTTGGAAAAAAAATAATTGGAACAATTGATAAAAAAATAATTCTAAATCTTTTAATGGATGATTTAGAAAATACAAAAAATGTTTTAGAAAGAAGAATTGAAGATATATATTTACCTCAAATTATTACTTCTAATCCCTTAACTGATATTAGAAGAGTTGCTAAAGTAATGATAGATTTTAAATTACATGCTATTCCAATTGTCGATGAAAATGATATTTTGATAGGAATTGTTTCGAAAACTGATATTATAAAAGCTGTTTCTCATATTCCTCAATTTCAACTTTGGTCTTGA